Proteins encoded together in one Acipenser ruthenus chromosome 22, fAciRut3.2 maternal haplotype, whole genome shotgun sequence window:
- the LOC117431013 gene encoding START domain-containing protein 10-like isoform X1, with product MPVQVPDDSDFNSFREQCENVDGWTVHYNKAGVTVWCRDQQQSETVQKLKMKIVCKDVTAETLYDVLHDTSYRKKWDSNMIDTYDIGRLTVNADVGYYSWRCPSPLKNRDFITLRSWLPLGGDYMIINYSVKHPKYPQKKDYVRAVSVQTGYLIKSNGVNSTLFYMTQVDPKGSLPKWVVNKVSQFVAPKAMKKIYKACLKYPEWKRKHNPHLKPWLYPEQNTLPSISPAELSLQHADSLENIDESGLSEERGHISDEDDSYSKES from the exons ATGCCGGTCCAGGTCCCGGATGATTCCGATTTCAACTCGTTCAGGGAGCAGTGTGAGAACGTGGACGGATGGACTGTACACTACAACAAAGCGGGGGTGACGGTGTGGTGCCGAGACCAACAGCAGAGTGAAACTGTGCAGAAATTAAAG atgaaAATAGTCTGCAAGGATGTAACTGCAGAAACGCTGTATGACGTCCTGCACGACACCAGCTACCGTAAAAAATGGGACTCCAACATGATTGATACCTACGACATTGGAAGGCTGACAGTCAATGCTGACGTGGGCTATTACTCCT GGAGGTGCCCGAGTCCGCTGAAGAACAGAGATTTCATCACCCTGCGATCTTGGCTTCCTCTAGGCGGTGACTACATGATTATTAACTACTCTGTCAAGCATCCT AAATATCCCCAAAAGAAAGACTATGTGAGAGCTGTGTCAGTGCAGACAGGCTACCTGATCAAATCCAACGGTGTCAACAGCACGCTCTTCTACATGACACAGGTGGACCCCAAAG GTTCCTTACCAAAGTGGGTGGTGAATAAAGTATCTCAGTTTGTGGCTCCAAAG GCAATGAAGAAGATCTACAAGGCCTGTCTGAAGTACCCCGAGTGGAAGCGGAAGCACAACCCCCACCTAAAGCCCTGGCTGTACCCCGAGCAGAACACCCTGCCCAGCATCAGCCCGGCCGAGCTGTCCCTGCAGCACGCGGACTCGCTGGAGAACATCGACGAGAGCGGGCTGAGCGAGGAGAGGGGGCACATCAGCGACGAGGATGACAGCTACTCCAAAGAGTCCTAA
- the LOC117431013 gene encoding START domain-containing protein 10-like isoform X2, which translates to MKIVCKDVTAETLYDVLHDTSYRKKWDSNMIDTYDIGRLTVNADVGYYSWRCPSPLKNRDFITLRSWLPLGGDYMIINYSVKHPKYPQKKDYVRAVSVQTGYLIKSNGVNSTLFYMTQVDPKGSLPKWVVNKVSQFVAPKAMKKIYKACLKYPEWKRKHNPHLKPWLYPEQNTLPSISPAELSLQHADSLENIDESGLSEERGHISDEDDSYSKES; encoded by the exons atgaaAATAGTCTGCAAGGATGTAACTGCAGAAACGCTGTATGACGTCCTGCACGACACCAGCTACCGTAAAAAATGGGACTCCAACATGATTGATACCTACGACATTGGAAGGCTGACAGTCAATGCTGACGTGGGCTATTACTCCT GGAGGTGCCCGAGTCCGCTGAAGAACAGAGATTTCATCACCCTGCGATCTTGGCTTCCTCTAGGCGGTGACTACATGATTATTAACTACTCTGTCAAGCATCCT AAATATCCCCAAAAGAAAGACTATGTGAGAGCTGTGTCAGTGCAGACAGGCTACCTGATCAAATCCAACGGTGTCAACAGCACGCTCTTCTACATGACACAGGTGGACCCCAAAG GTTCCTTACCAAAGTGGGTGGTGAATAAAGTATCTCAGTTTGTGGCTCCAAAG GCAATGAAGAAGATCTACAAGGCCTGTCTGAAGTACCCCGAGTGGAAGCGGAAGCACAACCCCCACCTAAAGCCCTGGCTGTACCCCGAGCAGAACACCCTGCCCAGCATCAGCCCGGCCGAGCTGTCCCTGCAGCACGCGGACTCGCTGGAGAACATCGACGAGAGCGGGCTGAGCGAGGAGAGGGGGCACATCAGCGACGAGGATGACAGCTACTCCAAAGAGTCCTAA